Proteins found in one Anopheles cruzii unplaced genomic scaffold, idAnoCruzAS_RS32_06 scaffold00798_ctg1, whole genome shotgun sequence genomic segment:
- the LOC128276248 gene encoding fibrinogen-like protein A — MGTLGWIVFLCIVSSARSGGAIFDETDSATPCSASFSGYALEMLMVKLDHMQQNVLELQIELAKQRKEAAQSQADCKAHMTVGLDQMQQSFLGLQSEWAKHREEAVQSQNNSDKSLVEIKRAVQNNLDSMRRLEDDVAQIPTRVTTKTNPLSYVPYRSCSDIRNAQSGIYIIQANVESIPFMAYCHRDTKGGGIWLVIQHRFDGSLNFYRNWKEYRNGFGDIENEFWIGLERIHQLTSGRPHELMVELRDFKGNYSFAFYAAFEIGSEAEQYNLKTLGAYSGTAGDSLSHHKNMKFSTYDRDNDVWKEVNCAARYEGVWWYSGCSHSNLNGPYKNIVDIKSMFWYHFSGSYEGLSFSRMMIRPK, encoded by the coding sequence ATGGGGACTCTAGGATGGATAGTGTTCttgtgcatcgtcagcagtgctAGATCGGGTGGCGcgattttcgacgaaactgaTTCTGCTACACCATGTTCTGCTAGCTTCTCTGGATATGCTCTCGAGATGCTCATGGTAAAGCTAGACCACATGCAGCAAAATGTACTGGAGCTACAGATCGAATTGGCCAAGCAGCGGAAAGAAGCTGCGCAAAGCCAAGCTGACTGCAAGGCGCACATGACCGTGGGACTAGACCAAATGCAGCAAAGTTTTTTGGGGCTACAGAGCGAATGggccaagcaccgggaagaagcTGTGCAAAGCCAAAACAACAGTGATAAGAGCCTGGTCGAGATTAAGAGGGCCGTGCAGAACAATCTCGATTCGATGCGTCGATTGGAGGATGATGTTGCGCAAATACCTACGCGTGTTACAACGAAGACCAATCCTCTTTCATATGTACCCTATCGCTCGTGCAGTGACATTCGGAATGCACAGTCTGGGATATATATTATCCAGGCGAACGTTGAAAGCATCCCTTTTATGGCGTACTGTCACCGGGATACGAAGGGTGGAGGCATctggttggtgatacagcACCGATTCGATGGATCGCTGAACTTTTATCGCAACTGGAAAGAGTATCGGAATGGTTTTGGTGACATTGAGAATGAGTTCTGGATCGGACTGGAACGAATACATCAGCTGACATCGGGGCGACCCCATGAactgatggttgagctgagAGACTTTAAGGGGAATTATAGCTTTGCATTCTACGCAGCATTCGAGATCGGCAGTGAAGCCGAACAATACAATCTGAAAACCCTTGGAGCGTACAGCGGAACTGCAGGGGATTCTCTGTCACATcacaagaatatgaaattctcGACGTACGATCGTGATAATGATGTATGGAAGGAAGTAAATTGTGCTGCAAGATATGAGGGTGTCTGGTGGTACAGCGGCTGCTCGCACTCCAATTTGAACGGGCCATACAAGAATATAGTCGATATTAAATCGATGTTCTGGTACCACTTCAGCGGTTCCTATGAAGGACTGAgcttttcaagaatgatgatACGACCAAAATGA